The following are from one region of the Salvia splendens isolate huo1 chromosome 2, SspV2, whole genome shotgun sequence genome:
- the LOC121793144 gene encoding peptide methionine sulfoxide reductase B5-like has translation MNHEAVHIHFLTHQIALPPIENEKLLTIKGIPQIIAGAHNTQRIISIIKSMGELQRSEEEWQAILTPEQFHILRQKGTEPKGTGHYDKFYESGIYNCAGCGTPLYKSTTKFDSGCGWPAFFEGFPGAITRSPDPDGRRTEITCTACGGHLGHVFKWEGQKVPTDERHCVNSVSIKFVAAEAP, from the exons ATGAATCATGAAGCCGTCCACATTCATTTTCTCACTCATCAAATTGCGCTTCccccaattgaaaacgaaaaaCTTCTCACTATAAAAGGCATCCCACAAATCATTGCTGGTGCTCACAACACTCAACGCATCATATCAATTATCAAATCAATGGGAGAATTGCAGAGATCAGAGGAGGAATGGCAAGCCATTCTCACTCCTGAGCAGTTTCATATCCTCCGCCAAAAGGGAACCGA GCCGAAAGGGACGGGGCACTACGACAAGTTTTACGAGAGTGGAATATACAACTGTGCTGGCTGCGGAACACCCCTCTACAAATCAACCACCAAGTTCGACTCTGGTTGCGGTTGGCCCGCCTTCTTTGAGGGGTTTCCGGGGGCCATCACACGTTCG CCCGACCCTGATGGCCGAAGGACGGAGATCACTTGCACTGCGTGTGGCGGACACTTGGGGCATGTGTTCAAGTGGGAGGGGCAGAAGGTGCCGACGGACGAGAGGCACTGTGTTAACAGCGTCTCGATCAAGTTTGTGGCGGCCGAAGCTCCATAG